In one Novosphingopyxis iocasae genomic region, the following are encoded:
- a CDS encoding ABC1 kinase family protein: MERNDAATEEYFAFAFGDGQRKRTAGCSLMADMPPSRMSDRKRLAQVIAILGRHGLGGIVSALGSGRSQTNAHPTRPEALVEALRELGPVATKLGQILAMRSDLLGPDWTAALSQLHDRVPGVPFERVEAPLTHALGEDSGQYFRELDREPIAAGSIAQVHAGIRSDGVPVIVKIRRPGIESVVDADMRLLRRIARLAQRASPLVERQRPDELLRFFAESLDREMDLGAEARASAEIGSYLARFGIETAHFDNEVSGRSLNVQERVDAIPATDLATLRDAGVDFTSVARGYSRAVLSMIIFNGRFHADPHPGNVLIRPDGTLVFIDFGAVGTLLPERRDELVRLSLAIAGEDIDDLVDVLLQWAGNPAVDREALKASLNQLVGKFRNTLLDQIDLSGIFADVFDLLRTYQLALPGDLALMLRTLLTAEGFVRRLDPRFDITSELAPIGKQLLMERASLANLRGNARRTASTLIRALLGTPEIVENLASIARRGQLPIRLDPQDLARLERPSGAAPMRSSDLIAAALIVSAAILADLSIIAAIGCALAALTFFFLARRPRS, translated from the coding sequence ATGGAGCGGAATGACGCCGCAACAGAAGAGTACTTTGCATTCGCTTTTGGAGATGGTCAGCGAAAACGTACGGCGGGATGCTCTCTGATGGCAGACATGCCGCCTTCGCGCATGAGTGACCGGAAGCGGCTTGCGCAGGTCATAGCAATTCTCGGCCGTCACGGGCTGGGCGGCATCGTGTCCGCGTTGGGATCCGGCCGATCTCAAACCAATGCACATCCGACGCGCCCGGAAGCCCTGGTCGAGGCACTGCGCGAACTGGGACCAGTCGCGACCAAGCTTGGCCAGATCCTCGCGATGCGAAGCGATCTCTTGGGGCCGGATTGGACGGCAGCGCTATCGCAGCTGCACGATCGCGTTCCGGGTGTACCGTTCGAGCGTGTCGAGGCTCCGCTCACCCATGCTCTCGGGGAAGACTCCGGCCAGTATTTTCGTGAGCTGGATCGGGAGCCGATCGCGGCGGGCTCTATAGCGCAGGTGCACGCAGGAATACGGAGCGACGGCGTACCGGTCATCGTCAAGATCCGGCGACCGGGAATCGAAAGTGTCGTGGATGCCGACATGCGTTTACTGCGGCGCATTGCCCGATTGGCACAACGCGCCAGTCCCCTTGTCGAAAGACAGAGGCCCGATGAGCTGTTGCGGTTCTTCGCCGAAAGCCTCGATCGTGAGATGGATCTGGGCGCTGAAGCACGCGCGAGTGCGGAGATCGGCAGCTATCTTGCACGGTTCGGGATCGAGACAGCCCACTTCGACAACGAGGTGAGCGGGCGCAGTCTCAATGTCCAGGAGCGGGTCGACGCGATCCCGGCGACCGACTTGGCCACACTGAGGGACGCCGGCGTGGATTTTACGTCCGTCGCGCGCGGCTATTCACGCGCGGTGCTGAGCATGATAATCTTCAACGGTCGCTTCCACGCCGATCCGCATCCGGGCAATGTGCTGATCCGCCCCGACGGGACCTTGGTGTTCATCGACTTTGGCGCGGTAGGCACTCTGCTGCCAGAGCGGCGGGACGAACTGGTGCGCCTGTCACTGGCGATCGCCGGAGAAGATATCGACGATCTGGTCGATGTTCTCCTTCAGTGGGCAGGCAATCCGGCGGTCGATCGTGAGGCGCTGAAGGCATCGCTTAATCAATTGGTCGGCAAGTTTCGCAACACGCTTCTCGACCAGATCGACCTGTCTGGCATTTTCGCCGATGTATTCGATCTTCTGCGGACTTACCAACTGGCCCTACCCGGCGACCTCGCCTTGATGCTGCGCACGCTGCTCACCGCCGAGGGGTTCGTACGCCGTCTTGACCCGCGCTTCGACATAACGTCCGAACTTGCTCCGATCGGCAAACAACTGCTGATGGAGCGCGCCAGCCTGGCAAACCTGCGCGGAAATGCCCGGCGGACAGCATCGACGCTGATACGCGCGCTTCTCGGCACCCCGGAGATCGTCGAGAACCTGGCGTCGATCGCTCGCCGCGGACAGCTGCCGATCCGGTTGGATCCTCAGGATCTTGCGCGACTGGAAAGGCCGTCAGGTGCGGCGCCCATGCGTTCCAGCGACCTGATTGCGGCAGCGCTCATCGTATCGGCAGCTATCCTGGCAGACCTATCGATAATTGCAGCCATTGGCTGTGCCTTGGCGGCGCTGACATTCTTTTTTCTTGCCCGGAGGCCGCGCTCGTGA
- a CDS encoding MlaD family protein — protein MLATIAFAVWLLDPTPNQETYLVRFDRSVEGLQPGSTVTLSGVPVGRVTSVRLAENGPGNVLVVLTLDPDAAKVDGLEATISTNLITGEAALVLEGRRGRQGIYADNSGRKIIPASDGTGLFGGNATATVESVANSVRALNEGLEPEKQRAITSDLARLRVTTADLASDAEGWDEDLASTKGRLSDLRQRVGGWGNDLRDADRRISDGSASTSARRRLRQFREGVQNAENKLSQAKSGIPAIENSLIEGEAVFRGLSRDLGPVREKIEDVEVRGMTSDPPLPDYRAGRRDAGANSEH, from the coding sequence ATGCTTGCCACCATCGCTTTTGCGGTGTGGCTTCTCGATCCCACGCCCAATCAGGAAACATATCTCGTCAGGTTTGATCGCTCCGTGGAAGGCCTTCAGCCGGGGTCGACCGTAACATTGTCGGGTGTTCCTGTGGGTCGGGTAACATCGGTCCGCCTGGCGGAAAATGGACCGGGAAACGTTCTCGTTGTGCTGACTCTCGATCCTGATGCAGCGAAAGTTGACGGCCTTGAAGCGACAATCAGTACCAACCTGATAACCGGCGAGGCCGCGCTGGTGCTCGAGGGTCGAAGGGGCCGTCAAGGCATATACGCCGACAATTCAGGAAGGAAGATCATCCCGGCCTCGGACGGAACCGGACTTTTTGGGGGGAATGCGACCGCTACCGTCGAGAGCGTGGCAAACAGTGTCCGCGCTTTGAACGAAGGACTGGAACCAGAAAAGCAGCGGGCGATCACCTCGGATCTTGCCCGGCTTCGAGTCACGACGGCCGATCTGGCATCGGACGCGGAAGGATGGGACGAAGATTTGGCCTCAACAAAAGGAAGACTGTCGGACTTGCGGCAACGGGTCGGTGGATGGGGAAATGATCTTCGAGACGCAGATCGCCGAATTTCCGACGGAAGCGCTTCCACCAGCGCGCGAAGACGTCTTCGCCAATTCCGCGAAGGGGTACAGAACGCTGAGAATAAGCTTTCCCAGGCAAAGAGCGGCATTCCGGCGATCGAAAATTCTCTGATCGAAGGGGAAGCGGTCTTTCGCGGACTCAGTCGCGACCTCGGGCCTGTCAGAGAGAAAATCGAAGATGTCGAGGTCAGGGGAATGACATCAGATCCTCCTCTCCCAGACTATCGGGCTGGGAGAAGAGACGCTGGAGCGAATTCCGAACATTAA
- a CDS encoding alpha/beta fold hydrolase, with protein MNEDRLLLPGADGLTLVASTFGPADGFPVLLAHGGGQTRRAWRKVGTRLGRAGYRAIALDLRGHGESPWSPTGAYDVHDFGRDLVAVAQSFERNPALIGASLGGLAGLVAEGTIAPGTFASLTLVDITPQMEANGVARVLGFMAQHAREGFESPEHASASIAAYLPHRERRQSSSGLKSYLRKARDGRYYWHWDPAFVENVTRRRTITDDVSAGSTELVQAASALSLPVHLVRGGSSDLVSPEGAAEFRKLVPHAKFSDIAGASHMVAGDENDAFGDAVQRFLVETHPVKL; from the coding sequence GTGAACGAGGATCGCCTGTTGCTTCCTGGTGCCGACGGCCTGACGCTTGTCGCAAGTACATTCGGACCGGCTGACGGTTTCCCTGTGCTTCTGGCTCATGGAGGCGGACAGACACGGCGCGCCTGGAGAAAGGTCGGCACTCGCCTGGGCCGGGCCGGATACCGAGCGATTGCCCTCGATCTCAGAGGGCATGGCGAAAGTCCATGGTCCCCGACCGGCGCTTATGATGTGCACGATTTCGGCCGGGATCTCGTTGCAGTTGCGCAGAGTTTCGAGCGCAATCCGGCGCTGATCGGTGCGTCGCTGGGAGGATTGGCGGGCCTTGTGGCCGAGGGCACGATCGCGCCCGGCACGTTCGCCTCGCTAACCCTCGTAGACATTACGCCGCAAATGGAAGCGAACGGGGTCGCGCGGGTCCTCGGCTTCATGGCGCAGCACGCCCGAGAAGGGTTCGAATCGCCCGAGCACGCTTCCGCTTCAATCGCAGCATATCTGCCGCACCGCGAGAGACGGCAAAGTTCCTCGGGATTGAAGAGTTACCTTCGAAAGGCACGGGACGGGCGGTATTATTGGCACTGGGATCCGGCATTCGTCGAGAACGTTACGCGCCGACGCACCATTACCGACGACGTTTCCGCCGGGTCGACCGAGCTTGTTCAGGCTGCGTCGGCGCTGTCGCTCCCGGTCCATCTCGTGCGCGGTGGATCTAGCGACCTTGTTTCTCCCGAAGGCGCCGCTGAATTCCGGAAACTGGTTCCCCATGCAAAATTCAGCGATATCGCTGGTGCGTCGCATATGGTCGCGGGCGACGAGAACGATGCGTTCGGCGACGCAGTACAGCGTTTCCTGGTCGAAACTCACCCTGTAAAACTGTGA
- a CDS encoding MarR family winged helix-turn-helix transcriptional regulator — MTEDEDTLALDNVIIYDDRAIFMMDEISRAARKAFDDRAQPLGLNRTQWRVLAQLIKDPALNQTDIARRLELESATIGLAVTALTQKGFIERRRDPADGRSWSLGLTRRVEEILPDLRRAADATHLRIWSGMTPQQKSTLHSLLEMVSENVRRDAL, encoded by the coding sequence ATGACGGAAGACGAGGACACTCTCGCACTCGACAATGTCATCATCTACGATGATCGAGCGATCTTCATGATGGACGAGATCAGTCGCGCCGCGCGCAAGGCATTCGATGACCGGGCACAGCCGCTTGGCCTCAATCGTACGCAGTGGCGTGTGCTGGCGCAGCTCATCAAAGATCCTGCCCTGAACCAGACCGACATCGCCAGGCGTCTCGAACTCGAATCCGCCACCATTGGCTTGGCGGTCACCGCCTTGACCCAGAAAGGCTTTATCGAGCGCCGCCGTGACCCGGCGGACGGGCGGTCTTGGAGTCTCGGCCTGACGAGACGGGTTGAGGAAATACTCCCTGACCTCAGACGGGCCGCAGACGCGACCCACCTGCGAATATGGAGCGGAATGACGCCGCAACAGAAGAGTACTTTGCATTCGCTTTTGGAGATGGTCAGCGAAAACGTACGGCGGGATGCTCTCTGA